A genomic stretch from Erigeron canadensis isolate Cc75 chromosome 9, C_canadensis_v1, whole genome shotgun sequence includes:
- the LOC122582131 gene encoding uncharacterized protein LOC122582131 — translation MELLAGKPGFLRNVVVRFLLFCLMIVGIRFAYVITLRGESCLAGDDFCFFPSPENPNLVTAAGAGGGRSSVTLNPTTESSPEFHKHVMFYITVFQDLIVDGFLNTRSKSLVVENPDGAEVYALKEIGLDDVLGVHYKKGFRKFGYKDNVFDFVYLGNEMCEKSERIGELSDDIGRVLKPEGYLVVHTATNDEYSLNSFIRLFNCCTFIRSRKIDGFDKDMPYIHEIVMKKDFDSKIREKTDRGGNGGGKCLVPGYKQELLKKAEGLIEVEPLKPWITLKRNIENVKYLTTMADISFKRRYVYVDVGARSYGSSIVSWFKKQYPKQNKTFDIYAIEADKHFHDQYKAKKGVTLLPYAAWVKNESLVFEINQTPGDENVEQGRGMGRIQPVKSGGGIVGSTDVIQGFDFANWLKNTVTEQDFVVMKMDVEGTEFDLIPKLIETGAICLIDEVFLECHYNRWQKCCPGVRSPKYQKTYGQCLNLFKSLRQRGVLVHQWW, via the coding sequence atggaATTACTCGCCGGAAAACCCGGCTTCCTACGAAACGTCGTCGTTCggtttttacttttttgccTAATGATCGTCGGAATCCGATTCGCTTACGTCATCACACTCCGAGGCGAATcttgtctcgccggagatgattTCTGTTTCTTCCCCTCGCCGGAAAACCCAAACCTTGTCACCGCCGCCGGCGCCGGCGGTGGCCGATCCTCCGTCACACTAAACCCCACGACGGAATCCTCACCGGAGTTTCATAAACACGTGATGTTTTACATAACAGTGTTTCAAGATCTAATCGTTGATGGGTTTTTGAACACGAGGTCGAAATCGCTTGTTGTCGAAAACCCGGATGGGGCCGAGGTTTACGCGTTGAAAGAAATCGGTTTAGATGATGTTTTAGGGGTTCATTATAAAAAGGGGTTTAGGAAATTTGGATATAAAGACAATGTGTTTGATTTCGTATATTTGGGGAACGAAATGTGCGAAAAATCGGAGAGAATTGGCGAGTTGAGTGACGATATAGGAAGAGTACTAAAACCCGAAGGGTATTTAGTTGTTCATACCGCGACTAATGATGAATATAGTTTGAATTCGTTTATTCGTTTATTTAATTGCTGTACGTTTATTAGATCGCGTAAAATTGATGGTTTCGATAAAGATATGCCTTATATACATGAAATTGTGAtgaaaaaagattttgattcGAAAATTAGGGAAAAAACGGATAGAGGTGGAAATGGCGGTGGCAAGTGTTTGGTTCCGGGGTATAAACAAGAGTTGTTGAAAAAAGCCGAGGGTTTGATTGAGGTTGAGCCGTTGAAACCGTGGATAACGTTGAAGAGGAATATTGAAAATGTCAAGTATTTGACAACGATGGCGGATATTAGTTTTAAGAGGAGGTATGTATATGTGGACGTTGGAGCACGTAGTTATGGGTCGAGTATAGTTAGTTGGTTTAAGAAGCAGTATCCGAAACAAAACAAGACGTTTGATATATATGCAATTGAGGCGGATAAACATTTTCATGATCAGTATAAGGCGAAAAAGGGTGTAACGTTGTTGCCTTATGCTGCTTGGGTGAAAAACGAGAGTTTAGTGTTTGAGATTAATCAGACACCGGGTGATGAGAATGTTGAGCAAGGGAGAGGAATGGGTCGGATTCAGCCAGTTAAATCGGGTGGTGGGATTGTGGGGTCTACCGATGTTATACAAGGGTTTGATTTTGCTAATTGGTTGAAAAACACGGTGACTGAGCAAGATTTCGTGGTGATGAAGATGGATGTTGAAGGGACTGAATTTGATTTGATACCAAAGTTGATTGAAACGGGTGCTATTTGTTTGATTGATGAAGTTTTTCTTGAATGTCATTACAATAGGTGGCAGAAATGTTGCCCTGGTGTGAGGAGCCCTAAGTATCAAAAGACGTATGGACAATGTTTAAATCTGTTCAAATCTTTGAGACAACGTGGAGTTCTTGTTCATCAATGGTGGTAA
- the LOC122582483 gene encoding uncharacterized protein LOC122582483: MSYLQVTSVRPSLRVPIQYNTLRGSAIHCIAPVNINNLHRALKSTLGSSKKCTELMKSFVIQRTSSYQRCTPVCSFGGKGESKNSNEGSPWKSIEKAMSSFKKEQSLEDVLRQQMEKQEYYDGGSGGDSSGGGGGGGGFGGTEDEGFAGMFDEVLQVILAIIALIVLYLNIIAGDQVMLFITDTFDFLIGKKGPRLRTIMYEFAEFYQKFRAKVPYDPYWLEKEIILTPTWWDSPTKYRRMLKAATRAEKSSKRKIDSDSDSDDKSYTDNMHSDNAYGEDSDDDNAYAKKTYNDEDDDDDDDNAYNQDVDDDY, from the exons ATGAGCTACCTTCAAGTCACTTCAGTTCGGCCTTCTTTGCGTGTTCCGATACAGTATAACACACTCCGTGGATCAGCTATACACTGCATTGCTCCAGTGAACATAAATAATCTTCATAGAGCGCTAAAATCTACTCTTGGTTCATCAAAGAAATGCACAGAGTTAATGAAATCTTTCGTGATACAAAGAACGTCTTCTTATCAACGCTGCACACCTGTATGTTCATTTGGTGGCAAAGGAGAATCAAAAAATAGCAATGAG GGTTCCCCATGGAAATCTATTGAGAAAGCTATGAGTAGCTTTAAAAAGGAACAGTCACTAGAGGATGTGCTACGACAACAGATGGAGAAACAAGAATACTATGACGGAGGCAGTGGTGGAGATTCTtctggtggcggcggcggcggcggggGCTTTGGCGGAACAGAGGATGAAGGCTTTGCTGGGATGTTTGATGAAGTACTGCAAGTAATCCTTGCCATCATTGCTCTTATTGTTCTG TACTTGAACATCATCGCTGGTGACCAGGTTATGCTCTTCATAACAGATACCTTTGACTTTCTAATTGGCAAAAAGGGTCCGCGTTTAAGGACCATAATGTACGAGTTTGCTGAATTTTATCAGAAGTTTAGAGCCAAAGTCCCATATGATCCATATTGGTTAGAAAAGGAAATAATCCTTACCCCTACATGGTGGGATAGTCCTACAAAGTATAGACGCATGCTTAAGGCTGCTACACGTGCAGAGAAGTCTTCAAAACGTAAGATagatagtgatagtgatagtgacGATAAATCTTACACTGACAACATGCACAGTGATAACGCTTATGGGGAGGATTCAGATGATGACAACGCGTACGCTAAGAAGACATACAATGAtgaagatgacgatgatgatgatgacaatGCCTATAATCAAGATGTTGATGATGACTACTAA